The Candidatus Methylomirabilis lanthanidiphila sequence ACGGCGACTTCGTGGTGGGGATCGATATTGCCGGCGAGTGACGTGAGGGCGGCATTCGGCATCCGAATGGCCACCGTCGGCATGTGCTCGAATGAATCAGGCATGGAGAGCAGCAGGATGTTCATCGCAGGCGCTCCAGACTTCGGCCCCCAGGGGGAGTTCTACTGCTTTTCTACCAGAAAATAGACATAGCGAAGAAAACCTGTATCATAACCGACCTTAACGTAGATAGCGGCAGGAAATTGCTCCTTGATAAGCCTGACCCCCTCGCTTCCCAGCGTCATATGTTTCCAGATGAGGCGCGGAAAATCTTTGCGCGAGAGTTTCTTGATGCCGCTCAACGCAGACTCATAACCAAACTCCCAGTTTCTTTTGACTTGATCATTCAGATCGGTAATCTCAATGACTTTGAAATCGCTTTGTGCAAAATATTTCCTGTAATTTGCAGGCGTCTCAAGACTTGGGATAGCCCAGTATTTCATGAATGGATATAAAACGATTTCTTCCTGAACGCGGTTCAGTCCGCTCTGCTTACACCATCCGAGCAGAAGAAGGCGAGCGCCCGGTTCCATCACCCCTGAGATTTTTTGTATCGCGATTCTTTTATCCGGCAAATAGCACTCGGCGTCCATACACACGACAGCGTCAAACATCTGTCCGAGCTCATCAACCTTCATGATGTCGTGGCGCTTGAAACGTAAGTTCGGACGCTTAAATCTATCGGTGTGTGAAAGCTGTGAACGAGAAATATCGATCCCTAAGACCTCGCCGGAGGTATGTTCAGCCAGGACATTGGTAAAACCGCCCCTCCCACACGCCAGCTCGAGCACATGACGCGCGTCATGTATCCGGAGAGCTTCCAGATATTTCTTGTGAGTATTGGTGAAAGCCGATTCCCAACTTTCGTGGTCATCCTTGAACAGCGCAAAATGAAAGAAATCATTCCAGTATTCGGCGTAGAGATCGCTGACCGCCGCAAACATGCGTTCCATGCTCTCGCCGTATTGCTCCTTAAAATATCGAAACTCTTTTGTATAATGCTTTGCAGTAAACATTTTGTAAGAAATGTCTTGCGCCCGACGAGAATCAATCCCATAGTGACTCGAGTTTCGCGAAGCACGCGCAGTGTCATAAGGTAATACAACTTAGGTCCCGGTGGAGTCGGGTCGCGTAGTGAATTAACTATGACACACGTTCGTCGCAGGATCAATCTACCCAGCACAGCGAGGAGCCGAATAATTGCTTGACAGCCACCCACGATGGGACAAAAATAAAAAAACAGGAGGCTCACACGTGTCCAACCCCAGGATCATCGCGCTCGAAACCGCCAATCCCACCACGTCCTTCTCCCAGGAAGAGCTTCTGGCCCTCACACCCTACACCGACGAGCGACGGCGAGGCTTTTTCCTTCACAGCGGCATCGAGCATCGCCACCTGTACCTGGACCGGGCCACCTTTCGCCCCACCGAGACCACGGACGAACTCAGCGCCCGGTACCGCAAAGCCAGCGTTGAGATCGGCTGCCTGGCGATTCAACGCGCCCTGGAAAAGGCAGGATGCTCGGGGGGAGAGATCGACTTTGTGGTGACCACCACCTGCACGGGCCGCCTCTGTCCCAATCTCGACGCCCAATTCGTCCGCGAGTTCAGAATGAAGGAGCGCGTCCAGCGAGTCCACGTCGGCGATATGGGCTGTGCCAGCGGGATGATTGCGCTGCAGCAGGCCTATAACCATCTCCTGGCCTTTCCCGACCATCGGGCGCTGATCGTTTCCGTGGAGATCTGCTCCTCAACCTATTACTTTGATGATTCCCTCGAGACCGCAGTGGCCAATGCCATCTTCGCGGACGGGGCGGCTGCGGCCGTCATGACATCCGATGTCGGTGGGATTGAGGTGATGGGCCACATGAGCCTGGTCCGTTCAGAGTACCTTGATCTGATGGGGTTTACCTACCCGAACGGACGACCTCGGATCCTGTTGTCTAAGGAGATCCGAGGGATCGGCGGCACGATGATGAAAAGCCTGACCAACGCGATGCTCGATCACTACCACCTCAAGCAGGAGGACATCCGGTTCTGGGTCCTGCACTCTGCCGGCCGAGGCGTCCTTGAACGGGCGCAGCGGACGATGGGACTGTGTGATGCCGACTTGGCCTTCTCCCGCCAGGTGCTTCGGCAATTCGGAAACATGTCGTCAGCTACGGTATTGTTCGTCCTCAACGAGGTCATCAACTCAGGGCAGGCATCCCCCGGAGACCTCGGTGTCATGATAGCACTTGGCCCAGGCTTCTGCGCGGAGGGGGCGCTGCTGCGATGGTAGCGGCCTTGCTGCCTCTCCCCCGTCTGCAAGGAGCGACAGAGCTGCTGGACCGCCGCGACAACTCCGATGAGGAGATACGCGGGAACCTTCGCGACCTGGAGCGGCTGAACCGATATTTCGGCGGTGTGCGCACGGTCCTGTTGCACCTCGGTCGAATGGTGGGTGGCCATTCGCCGGGCCCGGTTACCATCCTGGATATCGCAACCGGCGGGGCCGATATCCCTCGGGCTATCTGTCGTTGGGCCAGGAAGCGCACGCTTCCTGTCGCCATCGAAGCCGTAGACCACGGAGATCAGGTTCTGGCTGCCGCGACCGAATGGTCGATCGACTTTCCGGAGATCCGACTGCGACGGGTGTGCGCGCCGCTCTTGCCGTACCCGGATCGCAGCTTTGACTACGTCATCTCGTCTCTGTTCTTTCACCACCTGAACGAGACGGAAGGGATCATCCTATTGCGGGAGATGGCGCGGATAGCGCGACGCGGGTTGCTGGTCAACGACCTGCTGCGGAGCCGACTCGCCTGCCTGCTGACTACAATGACTACACGGCTGCTGTCCGGCAATCGCCTGACGCGCCACGATGGTCCGATATCCGTCCTGCGCGGATTCAGAGCCCAGGAACTGCGCCGTATGGCAACTGAAGCCGGTCTGACCGATGTGCGACTGAGCCGACATCGATGGTTCCGTATCGCGCTGACTGCCGCGTTGTCACCCGTCGAATCGCCCTTACTCGCCGCGCGGTAACCGCGCCGCTGCCGGTCCCGGTCAAGCGGAGTCTCACTTGATGGCGAGCTTCCCCTTCCGGTCGAGCGGGCTGATCCACGGAAACCGGGTGCAACCGAACTTGAAGATCCCGGAACGCTCCGCCAGAAACTCAACGATGGTTTCCTGCCCCGGCTCGATATAGCGTCTGACGTCCAGATCGGGGATCGAGAAAATATGCCTGGCACCGTCGCTGCGAATTGTCACTTTCACGAGCACCGATCTACCCTCTCGGTCTACGGCGATCACTGAGGGCTCACAGCGATAATCCCGCGCAATCATCATCACGGAATATCGTTTCGCTTCGGTTGGGATGCCGGCTGGCGGGGAGATCTCTGGAAACAGCGTAGTACAACCCGTCAGGACCATAGCAGACACCGCGAACGGCCAGAACCGGAATCGCTTCAATAGCCTGTTGATTGTGAGACGTCCTGTGCTTCGCATTGTGACCTTGCACATTATCACAGAGTTACAAAGGTTTTCAAGTCCGGCAACAAACGATACTTCACAAAATCCGGGAAAGCCCCTATGATAACGCTGAGGCGTCGAAGACTTGCCTCCACAATACAATGACACACCCAAAGATTTTAATCGCAGAGGACGAAGCGGCCTCCAGAGCGGGACTCCAGGAACTCCTCTCTGGCTGGGGATACGAGGTCACCGCCGCCGCTGATGGTCAGGAGGCTGTGGAGAAGGCATCCGATCTCCAGCCGTCGCTTATTATCGCTGACCTCGTCATGCCAAAGATGGACGGTATCACGCTCCTCCGTACCCTCAAAACGGAGGCAATCCTTCCCTCCCTGATCATTCTGACCGGTCACGGGACCATTGAGACCGCAGTCCAGGCAATGCGAGAAGGGGCCTACGACTATCTCACCAAACCGGTCGATATCGGTCGGCTTCATGTCCTTGTAGAGAAGGCCCTGGAACGCGGGGCGGTATTAAAGGAAGTCAAACTACTGCGCCATCAAGTCCGTCATCTGGGCCGTTTCGGCGAGTTGGTCGGCGATACACGCGCTATCAGAGAGGTCTACCGACTGCTTGAACTGGCCGCGCCCAGTACTGCGCCGGTTTTCGTCTGGGGGGAGAGCGGAACCGGTAAGGAGCTGGCAGCTCGTACGATTCACACACTGTCCGCACGGAAACAAGGCCCCTTCGTCCCGATCAACTGCGCCGCCATTCCGGAAACACTGCTGGAGAGCGAGATTTTCGGTCATGAGAAAGGGGCCTTTACCGGCGCGACCGAGCGAAGAATGGGATACTTTGAGCTGGCGGACGGCGGGACCATCTTTCTGGATGAGATCGCGGAGATGAAGGTCTCCACCCAGGCCAAGTTCCTCCGGATCCTTCAGGAGGGGAGCTTTCGCCGGTTGGGAGGAGCCAAAGAGATCCGAGTAGATGTCCGGGTAG is a genomic window containing:
- the rebM_2 gene encoding Demethylrebeccamycin-D-glucose O-methyltransferase translates to MFTAKHYTKEFRYFKEQYGESMERMFAAVSDLYAEYWNDFFHFALFKDDHESWESAFTNTHKKYLEALRIHDARHVLELACGRGGFTNVLAEHTSGEVLGIDISRSQLSHTDRFKRPNLRFKRHDIMKVDELGQMFDAVVCMDAECYLPDKRIAIQKISGVMEPGARLLLLGWCKQSGLNRVQEEIVLYPFMKYWAIPSLETPANYRKYFAQSDFKVIEITDLNDQVKRNWEFGYESALSGIKKLSRKDFPRLIWKHMTLGSEGVRLIKEQFPAAIYVKVGYDTGFLRYVYFLVEKQ
- a CDS encoding Chalcone and stilbene synthase domain protein; amino-acid sequence: MSNPRIIALETANPTTSFSQEELLALTPYTDERRRGFFLHSGIEHRHLYLDRATFRPTETTDELSARYRKASVEIGCLAIQRALEKAGCSGGEIDFVVTTTCTGRLCPNLDAQFVREFRMKERVQRVHVGDMGCASGMIALQQAYNHLLAFPDHRALIVSVEICSSTYYFDDSLETAVANAIFADGAAAAVMTSDVGGIEVMGHMSLVRSEYLDLMGFTYPNGRPRILLSKEIRGIGGTMMKSLTNAMLDHYHLKQEDIRFWVLHSAGRGVLERAQRTMGLCDADLAFSRQVLRQFGNMSSATVLFVLNEVINSGQASPGDLGVMIALGPGFCAEGALLRW
- a CDS encoding type 11 methyltransferase yields the protein MVAALLPLPRLQGATELLDRRDNSDEEIRGNLRDLERLNRYFGGVRTVLLHLGRMVGGHSPGPVTILDIATGGADIPRAICRWARKRTLPVAIEAVDHGDQVLAAATEWSIDFPEIRLRRVCAPLLPYPDRSFDYVISSLFFHHLNETEGIILLREMARIARRGLLVNDLLRSRLACLLTTMTTRLLSGNRLTRHDGPISVLRGFRAQELRRMATEAGLTDVRLSRHRWFRIALTAALSPVESPLLAAR
- a CDS encoding acetoacetate metabolism regulatory protein AtoC, with protein sequence MTHPKILIAEDEAASRAGLQELLSGWGYEVTAAADGQEAVEKASDLQPSLIIADLVMPKMDGITLLRTLKTEAILPSLIILTGHGTIETAVQAMREGAYDYLTKPVDIGRLHVLVEKALERGAVLKEVKLLRHQVRHLGRFGELVGDTRAIREVYRLLELAAPSTAPVFVWGESGTGKELAARTIHTLSARKQGPFVPINCAAIPETLLESEIFGHEKGAFTGATERRMGYFELADGGTIFLDEIAEMKVSTQAKFLRILQEGSFRRLGGAKEIRVDVRVVAATNKDPARAVQDGLIREDLYYRLNVFSVHLPPLRERREDIPLLIRSFLEEFTDKYGKTVQGVDTGALALLTEHDWPGNVRELRNALERAVLVAHGNLITPADLPPDCRSQRCASTSDFNIPIGITVDAAEKVLILTTLERTNQNKTKAAEILGISLKTLHNKLARYREETSSAADV